Proteins found in one Bacillales bacterium genomic segment:
- a CDS encoding deoxyribonuclease IV: MVKLGSHVSMSGDKMLLAASEEACSYGANTFMVYTGAPQNTRRKAIEKLNIEAGKEHMQQNGIDEIVVHAPYIINIGNTTKPATFKLGVDFLRSEIERTEAIGARQIVLHPGAHVGAGEDAAIAKIIEGLNEVLTPETNVQIALETMAGKGSECGKTFEELAKIIDGVTYNDKLSVCFDTCHTHDAGYDVKNDFDGVLRKFDEVIGVDRIRVLHINDSKNEKGARKDRHENIGFGHIGFDALNYIVHHDTFKTIPKILETPYVGPDKRNRKPPYELEIAMLKQKSFDDQLQNKLIGA; this comes from the coding sequence ATGGTTAAATTAGGTTCACACGTGTCGATGAGCGGTGACAAAATGCTGCTTGCGGCTAGTGAAGAAGCATGTTCCTACGGTGCCAACACGTTTATGGTGTATACCGGTGCACCGCAAAACACCCGCAGAAAAGCGATTGAGAAATTGAACATCGAAGCGGGGAAAGAACATATGCAGCAAAACGGCATCGATGAAATCGTCGTACATGCCCCGTATATCATTAACATCGGGAATACGACGAAACCGGCAACATTCAAGCTCGGTGTTGATTTTCTGCGTTCGGAAATTGAGCGTACGGAAGCGATCGGCGCACGGCAGATCGTGCTTCATCCCGGAGCGCATGTCGGCGCGGGCGAAGATGCGGCGATCGCTAAAATCATTGAAGGATTGAACGAGGTGCTCACGCCGGAAACCAACGTGCAAATCGCTTTGGAAACGATGGCCGGCAAAGGTTCGGAGTGCGGAAAAACATTCGAGGAATTGGCGAAAATCATTGACGGTGTCACGTATAATGATAAACTATCCGTTTGTTTTGACACATGCCATACTCATGATGCGGGATACGACGTGAAAAACGATTTTGACGGCGTTTTGCGCAAATTTGACGAGGTTATTGGTGTTGACCGCATTCGCGTGCTTCATATTAACGACAGTAAAAACGAGAAGGGCGCTCGAAAGGACCGTCACGAAAATATCGGTTTCGGCCATATCGGTTTCGATGCCTTGAATTACATTGTCCATCACGACACGTTCAAGACGATACCGAAAATTCTCGAAACGCCGTACGTCGGTCCAGACAAACGTAATCGCAAACCGCCTTACGAATTGGAAATCGCAATGTTGAAGCAAAAATCTTTCGATGATCAATTGCAAAACAAACTCATTGGGGCATGA
- a CDS encoding DUF2624 domain-containing protein has protein sequence MNGFIKQMINQKLNHLTPEQLLQLAKQYDLSITPRQAEQITAILRRHQINIADDRQRKQILQEISAEVDPAIAKKIQALFQQFL, from the coding sequence ATGAACGGATTCATTAAGCAAATGATTAATCAGAAACTGAATCATTTGACTCCCGAACAATTGTTGCAATTAGCCAAACAATACGATTTATCGATCACGCCGCGGCAAGCGGAACAAATTACCGCCATTTTGCGCCGTCATCAAATTAACATCGCCGACGACAGGCAGCGAAAACAAATTTTGCAGGAAATTTCCGCAGAAGTCGATCCGGCCATCGCTAAAAAAATTCAGGCGTTGTTCCAACAGTTTCTTTAA
- a CDS encoding DUF1540 domain-containing protein: MPIVKCNVSNCVYWEEGNHCNADAILVEIDSHAENSYTMSSSGRLIGAADHRDIAEEVSQTCCHTFDPID; this comes from the coding sequence ATGCCGATCGTGAAATGCAACGTTTCGAATTGCGTTTACTGGGAGGAAGGCAACCACTGCAACGCTGATGCTATTCTCGTCGAAATCGACAGCCATGCGGAAAATTCTTATACGATGTCATCGTCCGGTCGGCTCATCGGTGCTGCTGATCACCGTGATATCGCTGAGGAAGTGTCGCAAACATGCTGTCATACGTTTGATCCCATCGATTAA
- a CDS encoding DUF4190 domain-containing protein, protein MDDYRNYDEHVNDRSDYLEETATETTPVARGWGVTENDTEIDKDNRGEQGNRGTQAGVNYGTGYGILALILSVLAFFFLPIVMGGAGIVIGFIARAKGANTWGAWAIGVGIAAIVISLFAAPFV, encoded by the coding sequence ATGGATGATTATCGCAACTATGATGAACATGTCAATGACCGATCAGATTATCTTGAAGAAACGGCAACCGAAACGACCCCAGTCGCAAGAGGTTGGGGCGTAACTGAAAACGATACCGAAATCGACAAGGATAATCGTGGGGAGCAGGGCAATCGAGGAACGCAAGCCGGTGTCAATTACGGAACAGGCTACGGAATTTTGGCCCTTATTCTTTCCGTATTGGCATTCTTCTTTTTGCCTATCGTCATGGGTGGAGCCGGAATCGTCATCGGCTTCATCGCGCGTGCCAAAGGAGCCAACACCTGGGGCGCATGGGCCATAGGTGTCGGTATCGCAGCCATCGTCATTAGTCTGTTTGCCGCACCTTTTGTATAA
- a CDS encoding nitroreductase, which produces MEVLKAIRTRRSIGKVSERTPEKEHIQTMLEAARWAPNHHKTEPWHFYVLTGKGRDRLGEVYGQINVEKIHDPSADEKKQAIEAGLQKARRSPVVIVVTVEPAEGAMIEPIEEIAAASCAVQNVLLVAHDLGLAVKWRTGKPAFHPYMKQVFNVSENGSVLGFLYVGYPEEEPKPPGKKPLHEYVTWHEN; this is translated from the coding sequence ATGGAGGTTCTCAAAGCTATCCGAACGCGCAGATCGATCGGTAAAGTATCGGAACGGACGCCGGAAAAGGAACACATTCAGACAATGCTTGAAGCGGCCAGGTGGGCACCGAATCACCATAAAACGGAACCGTGGCATTTTTATGTGTTGACCGGAAAAGGAAGGGACCGACTCGGAGAAGTGTACGGACAAATTAACGTTGAAAAAATTCACGATCCGTCGGCAGACGAAAAGAAACAAGCGATAGAAGCAGGATTGCAAAAAGCACGGCGGTCCCCGGTAGTGATCGTCGTAACGGTGGAACCTGCCGAAGGGGCAATGATCGAACCGATCGAAGAAATTGCGGCGGCTTCTTGTGCTGTCCAAAACGTTTTGCTTGTCGCCCATGATCTCGGGTTGGCGGTGAAATGGCGGACAGGAAAACCCGCTTTTCATCCATATATGAAACAAGTGTTCAACGTATCGGAAAACGGCAGCGTGCTCGGGTTTTTGTATGTCGGTTATCCGGAAGAGGAACCGAAACCGCCCGGAAAAAAACCGTTGCATGAGTACGTGACATGGCATGAAAACTAA